The proteins below come from a single Aegilops tauschii subsp. strangulata cultivar AL8/78 chromosome 6, Aet v6.0, whole genome shotgun sequence genomic window:
- the LOC141026095 gene encoding uncharacterized protein — MSSVTSSASTNSNMFADANPTDVNDIRNLNIFERVPVRLSQADSSYYMWKTYFPLVFREYHLIDHMDGTVDSSLVPEFHDWSTIDTTIIRWFFLTISRELFQTVMADGDDACAVWTKLNGLFTDNQLQRRVFLQQEFFGCHQDNTFADDYCRRLKTLADELRDIGTKIDDDLLLITLTAGLTSTSERRIKQVKARAIHTALAAGTTRGASSAPPAAPAASLP; from the exons ATGTCGTCCGTCACCTCCTCCGCGTCCACTAACTCCAACATGTTTGCCGACGCCAACCCTACCGATGTCAATGACATCCGCAACCTCAACATATTCGAGCGGGTGCCGGTTCGTCTCTCGCAGGCGGACTCCTCCTACTACATGTGGAAGACGTATTTTCCCCTCGTGTTCCGGGAGTATCACCTCATCGACCACATGGACGGCACCGTCGACTCCAGCCTTGTCCCTGAGTTCCATGACTGGTCCACCATCGACACCACGATCATCCGCTGGTTCTTCCTCACCATCTCGCGGGAGCTCTTCCAGACGGTCATGGCGGACGGTGACGATGCCTGCGCCGTGTGGACCAAGCTGAATGGGCTCTTCACCGACAACCAGCTCCAGCGTCGTGTTTTTTTGCAGCAAGAGTTCTTTGGGTGTCACCAGGACAACACCTTCGCCGACGACTATTGTCGCCGCCTGAAGACTCTCGCTGACGAGCTCCGCGATATTGGCACGAAGATCGATGATGACCTCCTCCTCATCACGCTCACCGCCGGGCTCACGAGTACTTCG GAGCGGCGGATAAAGCAGGTGAAGGCGCGCGCCATCCacaccgccctcgccgccggcaccACCCGCGGCGCCTCCTCGGCACCTCCAGCCGCCCCGGCCGCGTCCCTGCCGTAG